Proteins from one Mercurialis annua linkage group LG7, ddMerAnnu1.2, whole genome shotgun sequence genomic window:
- the LOC126654555 gene encoding probable E3 ubiquitin-protein ligase XERICO, whose protein sequence is MGLSTLPAPSDGILCVLLVNTAVSISIFKGIVRAILHIVGIRLSFFSSSTPSSDYTEDLTDPIEYRFPQSETYINEFRSRTPTARFDSVSNCKQLEHHDCSVCLTQFEPESEINCLSCGHLFHKVCLEKWLDYWNVTCPLCRSPVMPSEDDMSSCYW, encoded by the coding sequence ATGGGCCTCTCAACTCTTCCAGCTCCATCTGATGGTATACTGTGCGTACTTTTGGTGAACACCGCAGTATCAATCTCCATATTCAAAGGGATCGTGAGGGCGATTCTTCATATTGTTGGAATTCGGTTATCATTCTTCTCGTCTTCAACCCCATCATCAGATTATACAGAAGACCTTACTGACCCAATTGAATATCGTTTCCCTCAATCAGAAACATATATTAATGAGTTCCGGAGCAGGACTCCAACAGCAAGATTTGATTCTGTGTCTAACTGTAAACAGTTGGAACATCATGACTGCTCGGTTTGCTTGACTCAATTCGAGCCAGAATCTGAAATAAACTGCTTGTCTTGTGGCCATCTTTTTCATAAGGTGTGTTTGGAGAAATGGTTGGATTACTGGAATGTTACGTGCCCTCTTTGCAGATCGCCGGTGATGCCTTCTGAAGACGACATGTCTTCATGCTACTGGTAA
- the LOC126654556 gene encoding probable E3 ubiquitin-protein ligase XERICO encodes MGLSSLAAPSESVLRLFLVNTALSISIFKGILHAILRIVGIRLSFLSSSTPSSDYTEDLSDPIEYRSPQSETYINEFRSRTPTTRFDSVSNSKQLEHHDCSVCLTQFEPESEINCLSCGHLFHKVCLEKWLNYWNVTCPLCRSSVMPSEDDMFSCY; translated from the coding sequence ATGGGGCTATCAAGTCTTGCAGCCCCATCTGAAAGTGTACTGCGCTTGTTTTTGGTGAACACTGCATTATCAATCTCCATATTCAAGGGGATCCTGCATGCGATTCTTCGTATTGTCGGAATTCGTTTATCATTCTTATCGTCTTCAACACCATCATCAGACTATACAGAAGACCTTTCTGATCCAATTGAATATCGTTCCCCTCAATCGGAAACGTACATTAATGAGTTCCGAAGCAGGACTCCAACGACAAGATTTGATTCCGTGTCTAACTCTAAACAGCTTGAACATCACGACTGCTCGGTTTGCTTGACTCAATTCGAGCCAGAATCTGAGATAAACTGCTTGTCTTGCGGCCATCTTTTTCATAAGGTGTGTTTGGAGAAATGGTTGAATTACTGGAACGTTACGTGTCCTCTTTGCAGGTCGTCCGTGATGCCTTCTGAAGACGACATGTTTTCGTGCTACTAG
- the LOC126654583 gene encoding uncharacterized protein LOC126654583 — protein MATETQMEKSENSFRKRKLGHKKGKNVKKQQKQFHGMKERVKKNPKVMKFLRKKARDYNSDSGGDDDNYGVEEEETQFISDKKIDSLNDKENFEDSGEDDDGGEKKNLGIELDGSELEEDEEHGEVLPGITKLNEGCRAFRIAFKNIMKKSVSDNTLGPVLSGHKKLVAEKLAEDEAERKVKGEAKKEKKLMEEKGHVKPANYLDAHEKELIAHATKGVVKLFNAVNKAQNAQKGLNPSRVKDAKVINKRRKEAFFSELGRTPVSNAKAEEPSWAPLRDNYMLTNSKLKDWDKMPVTSVAADLGKISEDSGSEDD, from the exons ATGGCAACAGAAACCCAAATGGAAAAATCAGAAAATTCATTCAGAAAGAGAAAATTGGGGCACAAGAAGGGCAAGAATGTAAAGAAGCAGCAGAAACAGTTTCACGGCATGAAAGAACGAGTAAAAAAGAACCCTAAAGTTATGAAATTTCTTAGAAAGAAAGCTCGTGATTATAATTCTGATTCTGGTGGTGACGATGATAATTATGgagtagaagaagaagaaacccaGTTTATTTCTGATAAAAAGATTGATTCTTTGAATGATAAGGAAAATTTTGAGGATAGTGGTGAGGATGATGATGGTGGTGAGAAGAAGAATCTCGGCATTGAACTCGACGGGTCGGAActcgaagaagatgaagaacatGGTGAAGTTTTACCTGGAATTACAAAACTTAATGAGGGTTGTAGGGCTTTTAGGATTGCTTTTAAGAATATTATGAAAAAGAGTGTTTCTGATAACACATTG GGGCCAGTGCTCTCAGGGCATAAGAAGCTTGTAGCTGAGAAGCTTGCCGAGGACGAAGCAGAAAGGAAGGTTAAGGGAGAAGCTAAGAAGGAGAAGAAATTG ATGGAAGAGAAGGGGCATGTAAAGCCTGCTAATTACTTAGATGCTCACGAAAAGGAACTAATAGCTCATGCTACAAAAGGGG TGGTCAAGTTATTTAACGCT GTTAACAAGGCACAAAATGCACAAAAAGGGTTGAATCCTTCAAGAGTAAAGGATGCTAAAG TGATAAATAAGCGGAGGAAAGAAGCTTTCTTTTCTGAGTTGGGCAGGACACCAGTTTCTAACGCTAAG GCTGAAGAACCATCATGGGCTCCGTTACGTGATAACTACATGCTGACAAATTCGAAGTTGAAGGACTGGGACAAAATGCCG GTTACAAGTGTTGCTGCTGATTTGGGAAAGATATCCGAGGATAGTGGTTCTGAAGATGATTGA